One window from the genome of Candidatus Atribacteria bacterium ADurb.Bin276 encodes:
- the ktrB_1 gene encoding Ktr system potassium uptake protein B, with protein sequence MLVIRDTRKSTSVFGSINHERHIMFKPAQIILLGYITVILLGSLILMLPAMTAPGKDLTFIDAVFTSTSAICVTGLTVVDTATFFSFWGQIVILVLIQCGGLGYMTLTTLIAIGLGRRIEYRDRLALKETFSLETPGGVVRFTLNVLKYTFTIEGAGIVLLLLGFYGKYPFPKAFFAAIFHSISAFCNAGFSVFSNNLEDYVQSPLISLTICSLIILGGIGFMVLKEIFDRNRTLSLHSKVAIRVTILLLLIGTVFIFLFEKNNPDTLGNFTISGKILSSFFQAVTPRTAGYNTIKIGLMRPISLFLVMFLMFIGASPGGTGGGIKTTTFALLLGIVKGVAQEKNRVEYFHRRIPSEIIYRATAQTILPFFLVFIVTMIIMSYQPGNPIHVLFEVISAFGTVGLSTGITPTLFSLSKFLLVIMMYYGKV encoded by the coding sequence ATGTTGGTTATTCGGGATACTAGAAAAAGTACATCAGTCTTTGGTTCGATCAATCATGAGCGGCATATAATGTTTAAACCTGCTCAAATTATTTTATTGGGATATATAACCGTTATTCTTCTTGGTTCATTGATCCTTATGCTGCCTGCTATGACTGCCCCGGGGAAAGACCTGACTTTTATTGATGCTGTTTTTACCTCAACATCTGCCATCTGTGTGACTGGTTTGACCGTGGTCGATACCGCAACATTTTTTTCCTTTTGGGGTCAAATTGTTATTTTGGTTCTTATTCAATGTGGTGGTTTGGGATACATGACCCTCACGACTCTAATTGCCATTGGTCTCGGTCGACGGATTGAATATCGTGACCGTCTTGCTTTAAAGGAAACTTTTAGCCTGGAAACTCCTGGTGGAGTCGTTCGTTTTACTTTAAATGTTCTAAAATATACTTTTACTATTGAGGGAGCTGGAATTGTTTTATTACTCCTGGGATTTTATGGGAAATATCCCTTTCCCAAAGCTTTTTTTGCGGCAATTTTTCATAGCATTTCGGCTTTTTGTAACGCTGGTTTTTCGGTATTTTCCAATAATCTTGAAGACTATGTTCAATCCCCATTAATCAGCTTAACTATTTGTTCGTTAATTATCTTAGGAGGGATTGGATTTATGGTTCTTAAAGAAATATTCGATAGAAACCGTACTCTTTCACTTCACAGCAAGGTGGCAATCCGAGTGACCATTCTTCTTTTGTTAATTGGAACGGTTTTTATTTTCCTTTTTGAAAAGAACAATCCTGATACCTTAGGAAATTTCACTATCAGTGGGAAAATTCTATCCAGTTTCTTTCAAGCAGTTACACCAAGAACAGCGGGATATAATACCATTAAAATTGGACTCATGCGACCTATCAGTCTTTTCCTGGTTATGTTTTTGATGTTTATTGGAGCATCACCAGGGGGGACAGGAGGCGGTATTAAAACCACGACTTTTGCTTTACTTTTGGGAATCGTAAAAGGGGTTGCCCAAGAGAAAAATCGAGTTGAATATTTTCATCGACGAATACCTTCCGAAATAATCTATAGAGCTACAGCCCAAACCATCCTTCCTTTTTTCTTGGTTTTCATTGTCACTATGATAATCATGTCCTATCAACCAGGGAATCCGATTCATGTCTTATTTGAAGTTATTTCAGCTTTTGGGACGGTTGGATTATCGACCGGGATAACACCAACATTATTTAGTTTGAGCAAGTTTCTTCTTGTGATTATGATGTATTATGGAAAAGTGTGA